A genomic region of Catalinimonas niigatensis contains the following coding sequences:
- a CDS encoding acyl carrier protein: MSEIAQKVKGIIIDKLGVEESEVTPEASFTNDLGADSLDTVELIMEFEKEFNISIPDDQAENISTVGQAISYLEENVKK; encoded by the coding sequence TGAAATAGCGCAAAAAGTAAAAGGTATCATTATTGACAAACTTGGAGTAGAAGAGTCAGAGGTGACTCCCGAAGCAAGCTTCACCAACGACCTGGGTGCTGACTCCCTGGATACCGTTGAATTAATCATGGAATTTGAAAAAGAATTCAACATTTCTATTCCCGATGACCAAGCTGAAAACATTTCTACAGTAGGCCAGGCCATATCTTATCTGGAAGAAAACGTTAAGAAATAA